A window of Saccharomyces paradoxus chromosome XIII, complete sequence contains these coding sequences:
- the YOX1 gene encoding Yox1p (Homeobox transcriptional repressor~similar to YML027W), which yields MAQETKMLPSLSSLLSGNETSSSPVSPSLANPRTNFHLDDRGTIKLPPLNTSISRPRSVESALRHTVTSLHENGSPYGDDMLKHTQSDSALSSQLSSSQETVDESLENLPLTPLNSKKRDYSVSSKKNDILTPLSAAKSIIIPSASKEKRRAFAFITHSQETFPKKEPKIDNAPLARRKRRRTSSQELSILQAEFEKCPAPSKEKRIELADSCHMTEKAVQIWFQNKRQAVKRQRIATSKSTTIIQTVPPPSPPLDVHVTPLASKVKAEVLRDQGSYCRSSSSPLENTPPRPHHSLNRRSSTPNIKRSQALTFHLNPQKKTLTPVKTSPNSRVNKLINSIDHSPSKVKRPVGNPSCSPKRKRKFGFKIVDQQPLKDLDPNAFRG from the coding sequence ATGGcacaagaaacaaaaatgcTACCTTCTTTATCTAGTCTTCTATCGGGAAATGAGACCTCGTCTAGTCCCGTATCACCTAGTCTCGCTAATCCTAGAACAAATTTTCACCTGGATGATCGTGGAACCATAAAATTGCCGCCGCTGAACACCAGCATCAGCCGTCCAAGATCTGTGGAAAGTGCCTTGAGGCATACAGTTACATCCTTGCATGAAAATGGCAGCCCTTATGGCGATGACATGCTCAAGCACACGCAATCAGACTCTGCTCTATCATCTCAATTGAGTAGTTCGCAAGAAACAGTTGATGAATCGCTTGAAAACCTCCCACTGACTCCGCTAAATAGCAAAAAGAGAGATTAttcagtttcttcaaagaaaaacgaCATATTAACACCACTCTCTGCAGCGAAATCGATTATTATCCCCTCTGCCtccaaggaaaaaagacgTGCATTCGCCTTCATCACGCACTCACAAGAGACCTTCCCCAAGAAGGAACCTAAGATCGACAACGCTCCACTGGCACGCcgaaagagaagaagaacctCGTCCCAGGAATTATCTATCCTTCAGgctgaatttgaaaaatgtcCTGCTCCATCGAAGGAGAAACGGATTGAGTTAGCTGACTCTTGCCATATGACTGAAAAAGCCGTTCAAATATGGTTCCAGAATAAAAGACAAGCGGTTAAAAGGCAGAGAATCGCCACTTCTAAATCAACAACTATAATACAAACGGTACCTCCACCATCTCCGCCTCTGGATGTTCATGTTACGCCACTAGCATCCAAAGTCAAGGCGGAGGTACTTCGTGATCAAGGCTCATATTGCCgttcttcatcttcaccgCTGGAAAACACGCCGCCAAGACCCCACCATTCTTTAAATAGGCGCTCATCTACACCAAACATAAAGAGAAGCCAGGCTTTAACTTTTCACCTAAACCCACAAAAGAAGACATTGACTCCAGTGAAAACGTCTCCTAATAGCAGAGTAAACAAATTGATCAACAGTATAGATCATTCTCCATCCAAAGTCAAACGTCCGGTAGGCAACCCTTCCTGCTCCcctaaaagaaaaagaaaattcgGGTTCAAGATCGTCGATCAGCAACCGTTGAAAGATCTTGATCCAAATGCGTTCCGTGGTTGA
- the USA1 gene encoding Usa1p (Scaffold subunit of the Hrd1p ubiquitin ligase~similar to YML029W) → MSEYLAQTPCKFTIWSSEIDLIRTNLLVNAHPLSTVGRLLQYIHYQIYKQLRAIDQPEEQCTNSAISHTPLNSINTYYLSYEGRELSATCLLKDITSPSHLDSNHFIRLQLEKRASPSGSAFDLEYDIDSEFNSMNIQFEINTLSSQRIFNSMEPHLPIGTTLARLEKLALERIKDFEKSAGNLCGIKEDHSVHDLQGFIIKGKQTPMFLNYGSDSDYYKDLNLVDLLGIDFAPAHNSFFTFLFKMNHEQSSHIANDEEGFVLEFISDATLSITQMNVKPDTTVKQVKDFICSVYTHSLNLRRNDIKLIYKGQLLHENNFAGNSSKISEYIKEPHEVKVHVQINQEYTESGPGFWNEVFNNPNIFQFMPPDTRSQSPVSFAPTQGQSSAAIPEDEQGVQYVTESGNDDIVPTDELYRKCIINGNEVVFIPVSELNPQSSYLSVIKGDYGEIKIPVSCNDYKISGDNILLSPSTIEQLESVLNFKIERPQTSTGLGSSGEHARFADNTVPENDNNAAENESAWNRRVLRPLRNSFPLLLVLIRTFYLIGYNSLVPFFIILEFGSFLPWKYIILLSLLFIFRTVWNTQDVWNLWREYFRLNEIDEAKFSQIKDFINSNSLTLNFYKKCKDTQSVIDLLMIPNLHEQRLSVYSKYNIEYDANTPDVGQLKLLFIKVLSGEIPKDALDELFKGFFDLYEATRNMNPLYPQDSLNELLLMIWKESNKRDINTLPKYRRWFQTLCSQIAEHSIFDVILRYIIPDPVNDRVITAVVKNFVLFWVTLLPYVREKLDDIVAQRARDREQPAPSVQQQENEDEALVIPDQEESTATGAQPHLYIPDED, encoded by the coding sequence ATGTCTGAATATCTAGCTCAGACGCCCTGTAAATTCACTATTTGGTCAAGCGAGATCGACCTTATCAGAACAAATCTGTTGGTGAACGCCCATCCTTTAAGCACGGTTGGAAGACTACTTCAATATATCCATTATCAAATCTACAAACAATTAAGGGCTATCGATCAACCAGAAGAGCAGTGTACGAACTCAGCAATATCTCACACACCCTTAAATAGTATCAACACTTATTATCTAAGTTACGAAGGCAGAGAGTTATCTGCAACGTGTTTATTAAAAGACATCACATCACCTAGCCATCTAGATTCGAACCATTTCATAAGACTACAGCTGGAAAAGCGTGCTTCCCCTTCCGGTTCCGCATTTGACTTGGAATATGATATCGACAGTGAATTTAACTCGATGAATATTCAATTTGAGATAAATACACTATCTTCTCAACGTATATTTAATTCCATGGAACCACACTTGCCTATCGGCACCACATTGGCTAGATTAGAGAAATTGGCATTGGAACGTATAAAGGACTTCGAAAAATCAGCAGGTAATCTCTGTGGTATTAAAGAGGACCACTCAGTGCATGACTTGCAGGGGTTCATAATAAAGGGGAAACAGACACCCATGTTTTTAAATTATGGAAGTGATTCAGATTACTataaagatttgaatttagTAGATTTGCTAGGCATTGATTTTGCCCCGGCAcataattcttttttcacatttttGTTCAAGATGAACCATGAACAGAGTTCGCACATTGCGAACGATGAAGAGGGGTTTGTGTTGGAATTCATATCTGACGCCACGCTATCTATAACTCAAATGAATGTTAAGCCCGATACCACGGTAAAACAAGTGAAAGATTTCATTTGTTCTGTTTACACCCACTCATTAAACTTGAGGAGAAATGACATCAAGTTGATATATAAGGGACAATTGCTTCATGAGAATAATTTTGCGGGCAACTCTTCAAAGATCAGCGAGTACATTAAAGAGCCGCATGAAGTGAAGGTGCATGTACAAATTAACCAAGAGTATACAGAATCTGGCCCTGGATTTTGGAATGAAGTGTTCAACAatccaaatatttttcaattcatgCCTCCAGATACAAGGTCCCAATCGCCTGTTAGTTTTGCTCCCACTCAAGGACAATCTTCTGCTGCCATACCTGAGGACGAACAAGGTGTACAATACGTGACTGAATCAGGAAATGATGACATCGTTCCTACAGATGAGCTTTATAGGAAATGTATCATTAACGGGAATGAAGTGGTATTCATTCCTGTCAGCGAACTAAATCCACAATCGAGCTATTTGTCCGTAATTAAAGGGGATTACGGTGAAATCAAAATCCCCGTATCTTGTAATGATTACAAGATAAGTGGTGACAATATTTTGCTATCACCTTCCACAATAGAACAATTGGAGTCTGTTTTAAACTTCAAGATCGAGAGGCCACAGACTTCGACAGGCTTGGGATCATCTGGTGAGCATGCTCGATTCGCAGATAATACAGTCCCggaaaatgataataatgcAGCTGAAAATGAGTCAGCATGGAATAGGAGAGTATTGCGTCCCTTGAGGAACAGCTTCCCACTGCTACTGGTATTGATAAGAACATTTTACTTAATCGGTTATAATTCATTGgttccttttttcattattttagAGTTTGGAAGCTTCCTTCCCTGGAAATATATCATTTTACTAAGCttacttttcattttcaggACTGTTTGGAATACGCAAGACGTGTGGAATTTGTGGCGAGAGTATTTCCGCTTAAATGAGATTGATGAAGCCAAGTTCAGCCAGatcaaagattttatcAATTCCAATTCCTTGACCTTAAATTTCTACAAGAAATGTAAGGACACTCAATCTGTTATTGATTTGCTGATGATACCCAATCTGCACGAGCAAAGGCTATCAGTCTATTCTAAATACAATATCGAATATGACGCCAACACCCCTGACGTTGGACAATTGAAATTGCTATTTATCAAGGTATTATCGGGTGAGATCCCTAAGGACGCACTGGATGAGCTGTTCAAAGGATTTTTCGACTTATATGAGGCGACAAGAAATATGAACCCACTATACCCTCAAGACTCTCTGAATGAATTGCTGCTGATGATTTGGAAGGAGTCCAACAAGAGAGACATTAATACACTACCTAAGTACAGAAGGTGGTTTCAAACCTTGTGCTCGCAAATAGCGGAGCACAGCATCTTTGATGTCATACTCAGGTACATAATTCCGGACCCGGTAAATGATAGGGTTATAACCGCTGTGGTAAAGAACTTCGTGCTCTTTTGGGTTACGCTACTCCCCTATGTGAGGGAGAAGCTAGATGATATTGTTGCACAGAGAGCAAGGGATCGTGAACAACCGGCTCCATCCGTCcaacaacaagaaaacgaagatgaagCCCTCGTGATCCCTGACCAAGAAGAATCCACCGCCACAGGTGCACAACCTCATCTCTACATCCCTGATGAAGACTGA
- the NDC1 gene encoding Ndc1p (Subunit of the transmembrane ring of the nuclear pore complex (NPC)~similar to YML031W) produces the protein MIQTPRELLNPRYTYHTIFSDVCKTRFNHLVTRLFFICSIIQTVGISLLALPHSPMWELALAFIPNVLVLNLVSLLLIVTRKNYMHVKNFGFANSLTFILGQLLSVKFLVYQGVYSTGSFLLSFVLGVLFGRGGAGWKPYYRLFIWLVVPTIYNLQHHVTDADKLSFNCENFFQAPQDYVLERVKRIVEKSVILSVVSMFVSPIFTTIFFSGQTSGLFISFTSGVVAIINLLIISCTIFITFEFINIAFDAHMSIGCLHKGKLISNLSSTPMETLLSGLSSDKPFTKLTAYQELAYRATSLDPSLRAPIYHSKFRSSSGSTWSLFLKECLKTIQTNNETVVQYLRSVQDLGNSPTARHQRKVENLDYMYENGKLTSANEKLFGNRPTMMAPLRDNSLLDESPNKLRVRTDDSVLLNRGNKKRNGTSRYNNDLDEDRQTFNGSIFTHETTFMTAMRLMFKKLKNAIMSFIFPSYAERQLSDENDNYKLLPNSPNRAQISVIDIWSISKKRQAEKLVPLPICHANSVVALTGLLIRSKTEDPKGGIIASVGDILKTLERSICALGEFADWDPESMAYTAFQTQRTAQDRIQHDGEDEDSMKDTTDMISVLYQLSTSAFMEIVLEYNVALNDVYLDADVAKLANWFLEVYATGNPTAI, from the coding sequence ATGATACAGACGCCAAGGGAGTTGTTGAATCCACGGTATACGTACCACACCATATTCAGCGACGTGTGTAAGACCCGGTTCAACCATTTGGTTACGAGGTTGTTTTTCATATGCTCTATTATTCAGACTGTGGGCATTTCACTACTGGCGTTGCCACACTCGCCGATGTGGGAACTGGCATTGGCATTTATACCCAACGTTTTGGTTCTGAATCTAGTTTCTCTTTTGCTCATTGTGACGAGGAAGAATTACATGCATGTAAAGAATTTTGGGTTTGCTAACTCGCTTACTTTTATTCTAGGCCAATTGCTATCAGTGAAGTTTCTCGTATACCAAGGAGTCTATAGCACGGGCAGTTTCCTTTTATCATTCGTATTGGGAGTGCTTTTTGGACGTGGAGGAGCTGGATGGAAACCATACTATAGGCTATTTATTTGGCTGGTCGTTCCCACGATTTACAACCTACAACATCACGTCACTGACGCTGACAAATTGTCATTCAATTGtgaaaactttttccaGGCTCCACAAGACTACGTATTAGAGCGTGTCAAGAGGATTGTTGAAAAGTCAGTTATTTTAAGTGTAGTCAGCATGTTCGTATCACCAATATTTACCacaatatttttctccGGGCAAACATCAGGATTGTTCATTTCATTTACGAGTGGCGTGGTAGCTATCATAAATTTACTGATAATTTCCTGCACTATCTTCATCACTTTCGAATTCATAAATATAGCATTTGACGCACATATGTCCATTGGTTGTCTGCATAAGGGCAAACTAATTTCGAACTTATCGTCGACGCCGATGGAAACCCTGCTTAGCGGACTTTCCTCAGACAAACCATTTACTAAGTTAACTGCCTATCAGGAACTAGCCTACAGAGCCACTTCACTGGATCCGTCATTGCGAGCACCAATATATCACTCCAAGTTCAGAAGCAGTAGCGGTAGTACATGGTCACTGTTTCTCAAAGAATGCTTAAAGACCATTCAGACAAACAATGAGACGGTCGTGCAGTACTTAAGATCGGTACAAGATCTCGGAAACTCTCCCACTGCTagacatcaaagaaaagtagAAAATCTTGATTACATGTACGAAAATGGGAAACTAACAAGTGCCAACGAAAAGCTCTTCGGGAACCGACCCACTATGATGGCACCATTGAGGGATAACAGTTTATTGGATGAATCGCCAAACAAGCTGAGAGTAAGAACTGACGATAGTGTATTGCTTAACCGCggaaacaagaaaagaaatggaacCTCACGTTATAACAATGATTTGGATGAAGACAGACAAACTTTCAATGGCTCCATTTTTACCCACGAGACAACATTTATGACCGCTATGCGTCTGATGttcaaaaaactgaaaaacGCTATAATGTCATTTATCTTCCCTTCCTACGCAGAAAGACAATTAtctgatgaaaatgataattaCAAGCTATTACCGAATAGCCCCAACAGAGCCCAAATTTCGGTAATTGACATATGGTCTATTTCCAAGAAAAGACAAGCCGAGAAACTGGTTCCGCTACCCATATGCCACGCCAACAGTGTGGTAGCACTGACAGGACTGCTGATCAGATCAAAAACAGAGGACCCAAAGGGTGGTATCATTGCATCTGTTGGGGATATTCTCAAGACATTGGAGAGGTCCATTTGTGCACTAGGTGAATTCGCCGATTGGGATCCAGAATCCATGGCATATACTGCCTTCCAAACACAAAGAACAGCCCAAGATAGAATACAACACGACGGCGAAGACGAAGATAGCATGAAAGACACTACAGACATGATTAGTGTTCTTTATCAACTGTCTACGAGTGCCTTTATGGAGATTGTACTTGAATACAATGTTGCACTGAACGACGTATATTTAGATGCAGACGTAGCCAAATTAGCGAACTGGTTTCTAGAAGTTTACGCCACAGGCAATCCCACAGCTATATAA
- the RCF1 gene encoding respiratory supercomplex assembly factor RCF1 (Cytochrome c oxidase subunit~similar to YML030W): protein MSRMPSSFDVTERDLDDMTFGERIIHHCKKQPLVPIGCLLTTGAVILAAQNVRLGNKWKAQYYFRWRVGLQAATLVALVAGSFIYGTSGKELKAKEEQLKEKAKMREKLWIQELERREEETEARRKRAELARMKTLENEEEIKNLEKELSDLENKLGKK, encoded by the coding sequence ATGTCACGTATGCCATCTAGTTTCGATGTTACAGAGAGGGATTTGGATGATATGACCTTTGGCGAAAGGATCATACATCATTGTAAGAAACAGCCATTGGTACCCATTGGGTGCCTACTGACTACTGGTGCCGTCATCCTAGCGGCCCAAAATGTTCGTCTTGGTAATAAATGGAAGGCTCAATACTACTTCCGTTGGCGTGTGGGTCTACAAGCAGCCACATTAGTCGCGCTGGTCGCAGGTTCATTCATATATGGGACTTCTGGTAAGGAACTGAAGGCGAAAGAGGAACAGTTGAAGGAGAAGGCCAAGATGAGAGAGAAGTTATGGATCCAGGAACtagaaagaagagaagaagaaacggAGGCTAGGAGGAAAAGAGCCGAATTGGCAAGGATGAAGACACTTGagaacgaagaagaaataaagaacttagaaaaggaactaAGTGACCTGGAAAATAAGCTcggaaagaaataa
- the TSA1 gene encoding thioredoxin peroxidase TSA1 (Thioredoxin peroxidase~similar to YML028W): MVAQVQKQAPTFKKTAVVDGVFDEVSLDKYKGKYVVLAFIPLAFTFVCPTEIIAFSEAAKKFEEQGAQVLFASTDSEYSLLAWTNIPRKEGGLGPINIPLLADTNHSLSRDYGVLIEEEGVALRGLFIIDPKGTIRHITINDLPVGRNVDEALRLVEGFQWTDKNGTVLPCNWTPGAATIKPSVEASKEYFEAANK, from the coding sequence ATGGTCGCCCAAGTTCAAAAGCAAGCCCCAACTTTTAAGAAAACTGCCGTCGTCGACGGTGTCTTTGACGAAGTCTCTTTGGACAAATACAAGGGTAAGTACGTTGTCCTAGCCTTCATTCCATTGGCCTTCACTTTCGTCTGCCCAACCGAAATCATTGCCTTCTCAGAAGCCGCTAAGAAATTCGAAGAACAAGGTGCTCAAGTCCTTTTCGCCTCCACTGACTCCGAATACTCCCTTTTGGCATGGACCAACATCCCAAGAAAGGAAGGTGGTTTGGGCCCAATCAACATTCCATTGTTGGCTGACACCAACCACTCTTTGTCCAGAGACTATGGCGTCTTGatcgaagaagaaggtgtTGCTTTGAGAGGTTTGTTTATCATTGATCCAAAGGGTACCATCAGACACATCACCATTAACGACTTGCCAGTTGGTAGAAACGTTGACGAAGCCTTGAGATTGGTTGAAGGTTTCCAATGGACCGACAAGAACGGTACTGTCTTGCCATGTAACTGGACCCCAGGTGCTGCCACCATCAAGCCAAGCGTTGAAGCCTCCAAGGAATACTTCGAAGCTGCCAACAAATAA